Sequence from the Candidatus Hepatoplasma crinochetorum Av genome:
TTAAATAAATTTATTTAATAAATTTATAATTATCTGTTCTTTTTTTTCAAAACTTAAATCATAGAAAGGTTTTTTTACAATTATTATAAAATTTTTCTTAATTAAATTTAAATTTTGAAAATTCCCTATAATGTTTTTAATTTGTCTTTTTTGCTTATTTCGAAAAACTG
This genomic interval carries:
- the rnpA gene encoding ribonuclease P protein component codes for the protein MKKIYSLKNKQLFQKVLSEGKKWYSEYFSIFYLPNDETKIGISIPKKHGDAVFRNKQKRQIKNIIGNFQNLNLIKKNFIIIVKKPFYDLSFEKKEQIIINLLNKFI